A region from the Acyrthosiphon pisum isolate AL4f chromosome A1, pea_aphid_22Mar2018_4r6ur, whole genome shotgun sequence genome encodes:
- the LOC100167532 gene encoding 40S ribosomal protein S2-like, which translates to MAETRGNFRGGFGRGGSRGRGRGRGRGRGRGKEAEKEWVPVTKLGRLVKDGKISSLEEIYLFSLPIKEFEIIDFFIGSSLNDEVLKIMPVQKQTRAGQRTRFKAFVAIGDSNGHIGLGVKCSKEVATAIRGAIILAKLSVVPVRRGYWGNKIGKPHTVPCKVTGKCGSVAVRLIPAPRGTGIVSAPVPKKLLTMAGIEDCYTSARGSTGTLGNFAKATYAAIAKTYAYLTPDLWKDVPLKKTPYSEFADHLSKCHKVAQNVRADV; encoded by the exons ATGGCAGAAACTCGCGGTAATTTCCGCGGTGGATTCGGCAGGGGAGGGTCCCGCGGCAGAGGACGTGGACGCGGTCGCGGCCGTGGCAGAGGCAAGGAAGCCGAAAAGGAATGGGTGCCAGTCACCAAGCTTGGCCGTCTGGTAAAGGATGGCAAAATCTCCTCGTTGGAAGAGATCTACTTGTTCTCGTTGCCGATCAAG GAATTCGAAATTATTGATTTCTTCATTGGGTCTTCGCTTAACGATGAAGTTTTGAAAATCATGCCCGTCCAGAAACAGACACGTGCTGGTCAACGTACCAGGTTTAAGGCTTTTGTCG CTATTGGTGACTCAAACGGACACATCGGGTTGGGTGTTAAATGCTCTAAAGAGGTAGCAACAGCCATTCGAGGTGCTATCATTTTGGCTAAATTGTCAGTTGTTCCTGTACGACGAGGTTACTGGGGAAACAAAATTGGAAAACCACACACAGTACCCTGCAAA GTCACAGGAAAGTGTGGATCAGTCGCTGTACGTTTGATCCCAGCTCCAAGAGGTACTGGAATTGTCAGTGCCCCTGTTCCAAAAAAACTGTTGACTATGGCTGGAATTGAAGATTGTTACACTTCTGCCCGTGGCTCCACTGGTACTCTTGGCAATTTTG cCAAGGCTACATATGCTGCTATAGCTAAGACGTATGCTTATTTGACACCAGATTTGTGGAAGGATGTACCTCTCAAAAAGACCCCATACTCAGAGTTTGCTGACCATCTTTCAAAATGTCACAAAGTTGCCCAGAACGTCAGGGCAgatgtttaa
- the LOC100159350 gene encoding LON peptidase N-terminal domain and RING finger protein 1 isoform X3 — protein MASSVCSYYMRGSCRFGNRCWNSHDLGLVRTDSPFRMDEVDTSDEEIHFVIGARRETTPMTASPSSSASRPRQRNQVLPDSANKPLETTETASSASKDKWCLKNINTGETRSGSPDSVLVETVKKLNEADNLVVSLRQQLRVKNEGDNFSWIEHQMEQCLESDLQCNICYEMFIKPTVLNCSHTFCHECIESWTRRVNHCPTCRVYVKNKSYCLTLDTYLDKIADCLPDEIKTRRETLKVERNNNRVEVNRSRRNNARRRNHRNQSMRRTLGVLWGERDRDGAEWNIALEEALFDPIRLGDVIGRNRDDRDDWDDELSDSTLDRILVIE, from the exons ATGGCATCTTCGGTTTGTTCGTATTACATGAGAGGATCATGCCGGTTTGGCAACCGTTGCTGGAACTCGCACGATCTGGGATTAGTCCGCACCGACAGCCCGTTTCGTATGGACGAGG tgGATACTTCAGATGAAGAAATCCACTTTGTTATCGGAGCAAGAAGAGAAACTACTCCAATGACTGCTTCACCAAGTAGTAGTGCTTCTAGGCCTAGACAACGAAATCAAGTTCTACCAGATTCAGCAAAtaa gccATTGGAAACTACTGAAACTGCATCATCTGCATCTAAAGATAAATGGTGCCTAAAAA atATTAATACCGGAGAGACAAGATCAGGTTCACCCGATAGTGTGCTGGTagaaactgtaaaaaaattaaatgaagctGACAATTTGGTAGTATCACTTCGTCAACAGCTGCGTGTTAAGAATGAGGGAGACAATTTCTCTTGGATTGAACATCAAATGGAGCAATGTCTTGAAAGTGATCTACAATGTAATATATGCTATGAAATGTTCAtcaag ccgACTGTGCTTAATTGCTCTCATACATTTTGTCATGAATGCATAGAGTCATGGACCCGAAGAGTTAATCACTGTCCAACATGTCgagtttatgtaaaaaataaatcatactgTCTAACTTTAGACACCTATTTGGACAAAATAGCCGACTGTTTACcggatgaaataaaaacaaggCGGGAAACGTTAAAAGTCGAACGCAACAATAATAgag TAGAGGTTAATAGAAGTCGAAGAAATAATGCAAGGAGAAGAAACCATAGAAATCAGTCCATGCGTCGAACATTAGGTGTATTATGGGGTGAACGTGACCGAGATGGTGCTGAATGGAATATTGCGCTGGAAGAAGCATTATTTGATCCAATACGTTTAGGCGATGTAATTGGTAGAAATAGAGATGATAGGGATGACTGGGATGATGAATTGTCTGATAGCACCTTAGACAG AATTTTAGTTATCGAATAA
- the LOC100159350 gene encoding probable E3 ubiquitin-protein ligase makorin-2 isoform X1, with translation MASSVCSYYMRGSCRFGNRCWNSHDLGLVRTDSPFRMDEVDTSDEEIHFVIGARRETTPMTASPSSSASRPRQRNQVLPDSANKPLETTETASSASKDKWCLKNINTGETRSGSPDSVLVETVKKLNEADNLVVSLRQQLRVKNEGDNFSWIEHQMEQCLESDLQCNICYEMFIKPTVLNCSHTFCHECIESWTRRVNHCPTCRVYVKNKSYCLTLDTYLDKIADCLPDEIKTRRETLKVERNNNRVEVNRSRRNNARRRNHRNQSMRRTLGVLWGERDRDGAEWNIALEEALFDPIRLGDVIGRNRDDRDDWDDELSDSTLDSLEYFCSYCDNMGHSASNCPISIMEETGDIW, from the exons ATGGCATCTTCGGTTTGTTCGTATTACATGAGAGGATCATGCCGGTTTGGCAACCGTTGCTGGAACTCGCACGATCTGGGATTAGTCCGCACCGACAGCCCGTTTCGTATGGACGAGG tgGATACTTCAGATGAAGAAATCCACTTTGTTATCGGAGCAAGAAGAGAAACTACTCCAATGACTGCTTCACCAAGTAGTAGTGCTTCTAGGCCTAGACAACGAAATCAAGTTCTACCAGATTCAGCAAAtaa gccATTGGAAACTACTGAAACTGCATCATCTGCATCTAAAGATAAATGGTGCCTAAAAA atATTAATACCGGAGAGACAAGATCAGGTTCACCCGATAGTGTGCTGGTagaaactgtaaaaaaattaaatgaagctGACAATTTGGTAGTATCACTTCGTCAACAGCTGCGTGTTAAGAATGAGGGAGACAATTTCTCTTGGATTGAACATCAAATGGAGCAATGTCTTGAAAGTGATCTACAATGTAATATATGCTATGAAATGTTCAtcaag ccgACTGTGCTTAATTGCTCTCATACATTTTGTCATGAATGCATAGAGTCATGGACCCGAAGAGTTAATCACTGTCCAACATGTCgagtttatgtaaaaaataaatcatactgTCTAACTTTAGACACCTATTTGGACAAAATAGCCGACTGTTTACcggatgaaataaaaacaaggCGGGAAACGTTAAAAGTCGAACGCAACAATAATAgag TAGAGGTTAATAGAAGTCGAAGAAATAATGCAAGGAGAAGAAACCATAGAAATCAGTCCATGCGTCGAACATTAGGTGTATTATGGGGTGAACGTGACCGAGATGGTGCTGAATGGAATATTGCGCTGGAAGAAGCATTATTTGATCCAATACGTTTAGGCGATGTAATTGGTAGAAATAGAGATGATAGGGATGACTGGGATGATGAATTGTCTGATAGCACCTTAGACAG TCTTGAGTACTTTTGCTCTTATTGTGACAATATGGGACACTCAGCGTCCAACTGCCCCATATCCATAATGGAGGAGACTGGTGATATATGGTAG
- the LOC100159350 gene encoding probable E3 ubiquitin-protein ligase makorin-2 isoform X2 produces the protein MASSVCSYYMRGSCRFGNRCWNSHDLGLVRTDSPFRMDEVDTSDEEIHFVIGARRETTPMTASPSSSASRPRQRNQVLPDSANKPLETTETASSASKDKWCLKNINTGETRSGSPDSVLVETVKKLNEADNLVVSLRQQLRVKNEGDNFSWIEHQMEQCLESDLQCNICYEMFIKPTVLNCSHTFCHECIESWTRRVNHCPTCRVYVKNKSYCLTLDTYLDKIADCLPDEIKTRRETLKVERNNNREVNRSRRNNARRRNHRNQSMRRTLGVLWGERDRDGAEWNIALEEALFDPIRLGDVIGRNRDDRDDWDDELSDSTLDSLEYFCSYCDNMGHSASNCPISIMEETGDIW, from the exons ATGGCATCTTCGGTTTGTTCGTATTACATGAGAGGATCATGCCGGTTTGGCAACCGTTGCTGGAACTCGCACGATCTGGGATTAGTCCGCACCGACAGCCCGTTTCGTATGGACGAGG tgGATACTTCAGATGAAGAAATCCACTTTGTTATCGGAGCAAGAAGAGAAACTACTCCAATGACTGCTTCACCAAGTAGTAGTGCTTCTAGGCCTAGACAACGAAATCAAGTTCTACCAGATTCAGCAAAtaa gccATTGGAAACTACTGAAACTGCATCATCTGCATCTAAAGATAAATGGTGCCTAAAAA atATTAATACCGGAGAGACAAGATCAGGTTCACCCGATAGTGTGCTGGTagaaactgtaaaaaaattaaatgaagctGACAATTTGGTAGTATCACTTCGTCAACAGCTGCGTGTTAAGAATGAGGGAGACAATTTCTCTTGGATTGAACATCAAATGGAGCAATGTCTTGAAAGTGATCTACAATGTAATATATGCTATGAAATGTTCAtcaag ccgACTGTGCTTAATTGCTCTCATACATTTTGTCATGAATGCATAGAGTCATGGACCCGAAGAGTTAATCACTGTCCAACATGTCgagtttatgtaaaaaataaatcatactgTCTAACTTTAGACACCTATTTGGACAAAATAGCCGACTGTTTACcggatgaaataaaaacaaggCGGGAAACGTTAAAAGTCGAACGCAACAATAATAgag AGGTTAATAGAAGTCGAAGAAATAATGCAAGGAGAAGAAACCATAGAAATCAGTCCATGCGTCGAACATTAGGTGTATTATGGGGTGAACGTGACCGAGATGGTGCTGAATGGAATATTGCGCTGGAAGAAGCATTATTTGATCCAATACGTTTAGGCGATGTAATTGGTAGAAATAGAGATGATAGGGATGACTGGGATGATGAATTGTCTGATAGCACCTTAGACAG TCTTGAGTACTTTTGCTCTTATTGTGACAATATGGGACACTCAGCGTCCAACTGCCCCATATCCATAATGGAGGAGACTGGTGATATATGGTAG
- the LOC103310586 gene encoding coiled-coil domain-containing protein 186-like, translating into MEIPDVANDSPPPQMAENSDRVDSNQVVDDDEEEDESCAPSVDHLKVIEGYQLKTTIEDQLKTNGKDQLKVLGDVVQQQRDELDYYQRQLAINEHKYLTDVSDLRSQLQSSKKMYDTAKHEKEAAFMRYVLKEKEILDLSTEKKKLIDSLKDRDKQIARLKVNSKDVASCTGVIETKIREIKEYKTIIDLLKDEKSKISKDLEFWKTKYEHESKCSHETESKLLREVQELQNRLESLTKQNESFNEESNLEKIILNSKLYLDLKECLEQQLQEVNILKSVIEELNNKLNKCTCTVNSLENENIDLKTYMESCEMKTNELLVFTESLSSRNASLQSECLNLQTALDRLKSNCDILKQKNNDLKTAFRAQEDSVAKEKELYDRDKKELASHLALKMQMIADLKTTLERTQDDLHVSKRKFKTTVAELTKELQKKNIVDTSVEMKMVLDKMVKLQQENARICEKLDFVEDHNKHLLCELKKKSSIMQKHSLPGSKNGPSLSEQKPERY; encoded by the coding sequence ATGGAAATCCCGGACGTTGCGAACGATTCTCCACCGCCTCAGATGGCCGAGAACAGTGATCGCGTTGACAGCAACCAGGTGGTGGATGATGACGAGGAGGAAGATGAAAGTTGTGCGCCAAGCGTAGACCACCTGAAAGTAATCGAAGGATACCAACTGAAAACAACCATCGAAGACCAACTAAAAACAAATGGTAAAGACCAACTGAAAGTACTCGGCGACGTTGTTCAACAGCAACGGGACGAGCTTGACTACTATCAGCGGCAGCTGGCCATTAATGAGCACAAGTACCTGACGGACGTCAGCGATTTGCGATCGCAGCTGCAGTCTTCAAAGAAGATGTACGACACAGCCAAGCACGAAAAGGAAGCAGCTTTCATGCGTTACGTGCTCAAGGAAAAGGAAATACTGGACCTGagcaccgaaaaaaaaaaactgattgaCAGTCTAAAGGACAGAGACAAGCAGATCGCACGGTTGAAAGTCAACTCCAAAGATGTGGCCAGTTGTACAGGCGTAATAGAAACAAAAATCAGAGAGATCAAGGAATACAAGACTATAATTGACTTGCTCAAAGATGAGAAGTCAAAGATTTCAAAAGACTTAGAATTCTGGAAGACTAAGTATGAACATGAGTCAAAGTGTTCGCACGAAACCGAAAGTAAATTATTGCGCGAAGTTCAAGAACTGCAGAATAGATTAGAATCGTTGACCAAACAAAATGAATCGTTTAATGAAGAGAGTAATTTAGAAAAGATTATACTGAACAGTAAATTGTATTTGGATTTGAAGGAATGTTTAGAGCAACAACTTCAAGAGGTGAACATATTAAAAAGTGTTATCGAAGAGCTGAACAATAAACTAAACAAATGCACTTGTACTGTTAACTCtctggaaaatgaaaatatcgaccTTAAAACTTATATGGAAAGTTGTGAAATGAAAACCAATGAATTGCTTGTGTTTACAGAAAGTTTGAGTTCGCGCAATGCATCACTGCAGTCGGAATGCCTAAATTTACAAACAGCTTTGGACCGATTAAAAAGCAACtgtgatattttaaaacaaaaaaacaatgatcTCAAGACTGCTTTCCGAGCACAAGAGGATAGCGTAGCAAAAGAAAAAGAGCTTTATGACCGTGACAAAAAAGAACTGGCCAGTCATTTGGCGCTTAAAATGCAAATGATTGCTGACTTGAAAACCACATTGGAGCGCACTCAAGATGATTTACACGTTTCTAAACGAAAGTTTAAAACTACAGTGGCCGAGCTGACCAAAGagttacagaaaaaaaacattgttgacACTTCTGTTGAAATGAAAATGGTCTTGGACAAGATGGTTAAACTGCAGCAAGAAAATGCCAGGATATGCGAAAAACTAGATTTTGTTGAAGACCACAACAAGCATTTGCTGTGCGaactaaagaaaaaaagtagTATTATGCAAAAACATAGTTTACCTGGCAGTAAGAATGGCCCTAGTTTGAGCGAACAGAAACCAGAACGTTACTGA